AAATTTGCTATtgttgacacacacacacgttgatGCGTTCTGGTTTGGTATGGTTTGTAGTAATGTAAAGCCTTCGGTTGTAATATAAAATAACATTCAACTCTGCCAGTCACCAGCATGCCGTATACGTGTGTGGATAGCCATAGTTCGGAAAAATAGTATGATAAATCGGATCCATTCTGCTATTGTAACGCCTGTGACGAATGCAAATTGgtgagcatgtgtgtgtgtgtatgtttgtaggATTTAGCGAATATTAGGCCCGTTTTTCGCATTCCCTCCGCATTCTTCCAAGTGCCTTTTCCCAGTGCTATTGTGTTATTTGGTTTTATATCATCGATTCACAACATTATTCATTGCAGTAAAGTTTGTCGCCGTTGTTCCTTGCTTTCTTGTTTAATAAATAGAGTACGCAAAAATTAGGAAATCGAATTCAATCACATAtcgtacagtgtgtgtgtctgtgtttcaCGTTAGCGTTGTTGGTGACCTTTCCTCTCTAACTCgcttggagtttttttttgtacaaccCGACAACCAAGAAAAGGACGCTTGTGATAATGGTTGCCTAATCAACTGGataacacgcacgcacacactttgaTGGGATCTCAAGCTGATTGTTCGAGTGTTACGGTGCGTCGTTTAGACGGCCACCAAGGGGGGCCTTTTTGTGTAGTACCATTGCTTTCCTCTCCAAGCACGCGTGTCAGCGCTCACAAAATCAACCATTATCCTCCGTTTCGCTCTCCTGCTTTCGCCTACTCCCTTCCCCCCGTATCTCTTTCTCTAGTgtgaattatttaatttattacaatATATTAATAATGATCTACGGTccgacacacagacactgtCGGCAAATTATGATCATACAGTGTCGCTGTCCACGTGTACGTGTTTCCCTCCATTAATAgagcaaaaacataaaagaagGGCAGCAGGAACACCACGGCTAATGCGCAGCCCCTGTTTTCTAAAACCATTAACCTAAAAAGTACTTGATACAATTTCTACTTCAAAATCCactccttgctacgggggggaTAGTAGTCGTGGCTTGTCGTGCCCCAAGTGAATCATGGTACGTACCGACTGTATCTAACGCCGGCAACCGGACGAACTGCAAGGGGAGAGGTGATTTGTTTGCCGGTTTACAATTAAGTCTCAGTTTCAGAAGTCAAACGATGGAAAGAACCTAATACAGCAATAGTTAAACCGGCAGCAGTAAGCTAACCTTCACTTGCTCCTTGGTGTGTACGATTCTTTTTAAAGGAACAACAgaatgtttactttttttttaattcaatagCAGTCATGAAAAGTTAACGTTAATTAATAGAGCATTGTTTATGGGCTGTGGTGTGATAAGGAAGctttctttccatttctttGCAGTTACTTAACTGGCGATGTTACTTACTCGACCCGCTTGCACAGGATGTTCCATTCGGCATAAAGCTCTCCCACATTTGCTTTCCCATTTCTCacagtagtttttttttttcatccaataCCCCTGGCAGTTCTGGCCCGCCAACGTTAGATACCGACCTCGGCatgagccttttttttttttttgcttcgcctCAATCCACATTTCACACGCGCAGCGAACAACCCCTTCGAAGCATGGATTTGTAAAACATAAAGCCTTGTGTCTCACACTGTTTaaggtgtatgtatgtgtgtttgtgttgttgagTAACCTTGTTCCTTGTTTCTTCTCTGTTTCAtactgtctgtctgtctgtctgtgtcgCTTCTTTCCCCCCACAaaattttcccttctttcgcATTTCGATACTTCGCGCTCCTTCACGTCATATCAAGTTTATAtgtttatctctctctctctctctctctcccgatCTCGCTCTCTTGCTGTCACTTGCTTAAAATGAACACTTTAACTGGTGGGAATTTTGATAGTTTTATTGCACGCAGCACGAGTTCTTGTGGCCGTTTTTGTGCTTTAACCGTGACTTGGGCTTATACTTTTCTAGGTAAGATAGTTGTTTGGCATTAATAGCACCTCTTCGTTTACTGCAAAGATAAAGAGGGGatagagaagaaagagaaacattAAGATCAGCTCACACAGAGAGCATGCGCTTCCACCCGGGTCGTAATCACTACTTACTCTCTAATCAATTCTACAGCTGCCTCGTACTTAAGTCCTAGTTCGATCAAAGCTAGTGCCACTAGCACCGGTGCCCGGCCCAGCCCTGCCACACAATGGACCGCCACGCACGCTTCCGGATCTTCCTGGAATCTGTACAGAAAGCTTCGATTTATTGGGGGGGAAAATCGCCTCTCTACCCTGAGAGCTGGGTCGCGAGCTACGCGTCCACCGTACGAATCGATCAAACTTACTTTTGCTTCAGGATCTCGAACCATTCCATCACGATCTCGTTCGGCGGGAAGGTACCATCCTCGAAGGCTAGATCGCGCACGATGATACCGTGGTTGGCCAGCTCCTCGATCTTGTAGCTTGGTTCGCACACGCGCACCACAATCGAGACGTTATGTTTTTTCAGCTCCTGTGCGGCGGGTAAAAGG
This sequence is a window from Anopheles merus strain MAF chromosome 3R, AmerM5.1, whole genome shotgun sequence. Protein-coding genes within it:
- the LOC121596318 gene encoding protein tyrosine phosphatase type IVA 1 isoform X2; protein product: MTTVIMRQKDIRPAPARIEFKGMKFLITDRPSDATILSYIAELKKHNVSIVVRVCEPSYKIEELANHGIIVRDLAFEDGTFPPNEIVMEWFEILKQKFQEDPEACVAVHCVAGLGRAPVLVALALIELGLKYEAAVELIRDKRRGAINAKQLSYLEKYKPKSRLKHKNGHKNSCCVQ
- the LOC121596318 gene encoding protein tyrosine phosphatase type IVA 1 isoform X1, giving the protein MTTVIMRQKDIRPAPARIEFKGMKFLITDRPSDATILSYIAELKKHNVSIVVRVCEPSYKIEELANHGIIVRDLAFEDGTFPPNEIVMEWFEILKQNFLYRFQEDPEACVAVHCVAGLGRAPVLVALALIELGLKYEAAVELIRDKRRGAINAKQLSYLEKYKPKSRLKHKNGHKNSCCVQ